One genomic segment of Nitrospira sp. includes these proteins:
- the nuoK gene encoding NADH-quinone oxidoreductase subunit NuoK — protein sequence MTIPITYYLVLSAIVFLTGLVGVLIRRNIIAILLSVELMLNATNINFVAFSEHLRDLGGQVFVFFALTVAAAEVAVGLAIIIALHRSKDTINVEQFNLLKW from the coding sequence ATGACGATCCCGATTACCTACTATCTGGTCTTGAGCGCCATCGTCTTTCTGACGGGCCTGGTGGGGGTGCTCATCCGCCGCAACATCATCGCGATTCTGCTGTCGGTGGAATTGATGCTGAACGCCACGAACATCAACTTCGTGGCCTTCTCCGAACATCTGCGCGATCTGGGCGGACAGGTCTTCGTCTTTTTCGCCCTCACCGTGGCGGCCGCCGAAGTGGCGGTCGGATTGGCGATCATCATCGCGCTGCACCGGTCCAAAGACACGATCAACGTAGAGCAGTTCAATTTGCTGAAGTGGTAA
- the nuoL gene encoding NADH-quinone oxidoreductase subunit L, whose protein sequence is MYALIPLLPLAAFLVLGLAGNRIKERAHLVAVPAVVLSWFLSMFAFFEVAQGAPINQPLYTWLTSGHLDVHIGLYLDRLTVVMLLLVTTVSSLVHIYTIGYMHGDAGYARFFSYIALFTFSMLMLVLADNLLQLFVFWEAVGLCSYLLIGHWYERAPACAAATKAFLVNRVGDFGFMLGLLLVWYSFGSLNYLDIFPAAHEAANLTMNVLGPFGGTWNVSVFTLICLLLFTGAVGKSAQVPLHVWLPDAMEGPTPISALIHAATMVTAGVFMVARLAPLYNLSPTAMTVVALVGAATMVLGATIALTQTDIKRVVAYSTVSQLGYMVMACGLGAYGAGMYHLLTHGAFKALLFLGCGSVIIALHHEQDMRHMGGLKDKLPVTYWTFIVGSLALAGFPLTAGFFSKDDLLISAWSSGPLGQVLTVLGLLTALMTAFYSFRLVFVTFWGPSHVDKKHAKHVHEPSNTMTFPLIVLAVLSIAAGYVGIPEFLAPVFGHGEAAAAHHGDAGFAIMIVATLMGLTGIAGAYYVYVLNPQLPDQFASRWKALYEGSLNKWYVDEAYDRAFVKPTLAVATDMWKRIDVAVIDGAVNGIARGIAWGGWLLRLVQSGQTQHYALAMALGMVILVTVFLVF, encoded by the coding sequence ATGTATGCGCTGATTCCATTGCTCCCGCTGGCCGCCTTTCTCGTTCTGGGCCTGGCCGGCAACCGTATCAAGGAACGCGCGCACCTCGTCGCCGTGCCGGCGGTGGTCCTGTCGTGGTTCCTCTCCATGTTCGCATTCTTTGAAGTGGCCCAGGGCGCTCCGATCAACCAACCGCTCTATACCTGGCTGACGTCCGGCCATCTCGACGTCCACATCGGACTCTATCTCGACCGCCTGACCGTCGTGATGCTCCTGCTGGTCACGACCGTCAGTTCGCTCGTCCACATCTACACCATCGGCTACATGCACGGGGATGCGGGCTATGCCCGCTTCTTCAGCTACATCGCCCTGTTCACGTTCTCGATGCTGATGCTGGTGCTGGCGGACAACTTGTTACAGTTGTTCGTCTTCTGGGAAGCGGTCGGGCTCTGCTCGTATCTCTTGATCGGCCATTGGTATGAACGCGCCCCGGCCTGCGCCGCCGCGACCAAAGCGTTTCTCGTCAATCGCGTGGGAGACTTCGGCTTCATGCTGGGCCTCCTGCTGGTCTGGTACTCCTTCGGCTCGCTGAACTATCTGGACATTTTTCCCGCAGCCCATGAAGCGGCCAACCTGACGATGAATGTGCTGGGCCCCTTCGGCGGAACCTGGAATGTGTCGGTATTTACGTTGATCTGCCTGCTGTTGTTTACGGGCGCCGTCGGCAAATCGGCGCAGGTGCCGCTGCATGTTTGGCTGCCGGATGCCATGGAAGGCCCGACACCCATTTCTGCGTTGATTCATGCCGCCACGATGGTGACCGCCGGCGTCTTCATGGTGGCCAGACTGGCTCCCCTCTACAACTTGTCGCCGACCGCCATGACCGTGGTCGCGCTGGTCGGAGCCGCCACGATGGTGCTCGGCGCGACCATCGCGTTGACCCAGACCGACATCAAACGCGTCGTTGCTTACTCGACCGTCAGCCAACTCGGCTACATGGTCATGGCCTGCGGTCTCGGCGCCTACGGCGCCGGCATGTACCATTTGCTGACGCACGGCGCCTTCAAGGCCTTGCTCTTCCTGGGCTGCGGCTCGGTGATCATCGCGCTCCACCATGAACAGGATATGCGCCACATGGGCGGCCTGAAAGACAAGCTGCCGGTCACCTACTGGACGTTCATCGTCGGCTCGCTGGCATTAGCCGGCTTTCCGTTAACCGCCGGCTTCTTCAGTAAGGACGATCTGCTGATCTCGGCCTGGTCCTCCGGCCCCCTTGGTCAAGTGCTCACCGTACTGGGATTGCTGACGGCCCTGATGACCGCGTTCTATAGCTTCAGGCTGGTCTTCGTCACGTTCTGGGGTCCCTCCCATGTCGACAAGAAGCACGCCAAGCATGTGCATGAGCCGTCGAACACAATGACCTTTCCGCTGATCGTACTCGCCGTCTTGAGTATCGCGGCCGGTTATGTCGGGATCCCCGAATTTCTCGCCCCGGTGTTTGGCCACGGCGAAGCCGCCGCAGCCCATCACGGCGATGCTGGCTTTGCGATCATGATCGTCGCCACCCTCATGGGTCTGACGGGGATTGCCGGAGCCTATTATGTCTACGTGTTGAATCCACAGCTGCCGGATCAATTCGCTAGCCGGTGGAAAGCGTTGTACGAAGGCTCGTTGAATAAGTGGTATGTGGACGAGGCCTATGATCGCGCGTTCGTGAAGCCGACATTGGCGGTCGCCACCGACATGTGGAAGCGGATCGACGTGGCCGTGATCGACGGCGCAGTGAACGGCATCGCCCGCGGGATCGCCTGGGGCGGATGGCTGTTGCGCCTGGTTCAAAGCGGACAGACGCAGCACTATGCGCTCGCGATGGCGCTCGGCATGGTCATTTTGGTGACGGTCTTTTTGGTGTTCTGA
- a CDS encoding NADH-quinone oxidoreductase subunit M — MQSGGFPWLTLLIFLPLAGAAALFFVKETNVRMVALGVTIANLLISLPLWWLFDASSSQMQFAENVVWITSPPIHYHLGLDGISLPLILMTTLLMPLCVAISWRSIDQRVSSFMAMLLIMEGAMIGVFAALDFVLFYVFWEAMLIPMYLLIGVWGGPNRLYAAIKFFLYTLAGSILLLVAILALYFQGGHTFDIVQLSQQAYSPRLQFWLFIAFFAAFAVKVPMFPFHTWLPDAHVEAPTAGSVILASVLLKMGTYGFLRFSLPMLPDASKDFTPMIVALSIIAIVYGAYMALAQADLKKLIAYSSVSHMGFVTLGLFMFNQQGIEGAVMQMVNHGITTGGLFLCVGVIYERTHSRQIADNVGLTKPMPQYATLLVIFSLSSLGLPGTNSFVGEFLVLVGTFLWSKIAAALASIGIILAAAYMLWMVQRVAFGIPSPQQLPKLTDLNRREMATLIPLVVLVFWIGLFPNPILSRMHASVSNVVARATHGPQESPTSTGQITPVVEPVPAPQTVQSMEAPRP; from the coding sequence ATGCAATCGGGCGGATTTCCCTGGCTGACATTGCTGATCTTCCTGCCGCTGGCAGGCGCGGCCGCGCTGTTCTTCGTCAAGGAGACCAATGTCCGGATGGTGGCCCTAGGGGTCACGATCGCCAATTTGCTGATCTCGCTCCCCCTCTGGTGGCTGTTCGACGCCTCATCGAGCCAGATGCAGTTTGCCGAGAATGTGGTATGGATCACGTCACCGCCCATTCATTACCACTTGGGATTGGACGGGATCAGCCTGCCGCTCATTTTGATGACGACCCTGCTCATGCCGCTCTGCGTGGCGATTTCCTGGCGTTCGATCGACCAGCGGGTTAGCAGCTTCATGGCCATGCTGCTCATCATGGAAGGCGCCATGATCGGCGTCTTCGCGGCGTTGGATTTTGTGCTCTTCTATGTGTTCTGGGAAGCGATGCTGATCCCGATGTATCTTCTCATCGGAGTGTGGGGCGGACCGAATCGGCTCTACGCCGCCATCAAGTTCTTCCTGTATACGCTGGCCGGAAGCATCCTGTTATTAGTGGCGATTCTGGCCCTGTATTTCCAGGGCGGCCACACCTTCGACATCGTGCAACTCAGCCAGCAAGCCTATTCACCCAGGCTTCAGTTCTGGCTCTTCATCGCATTCTTTGCCGCCTTTGCGGTGAAGGTCCCGATGTTTCCGTTCCACACCTGGTTGCCGGACGCCCACGTCGAAGCGCCGACCGCCGGCAGCGTGATCCTCGCGAGCGTCCTGTTGAAGATGGGCACCTATGGGTTTCTGCGATTCAGCCTGCCCATGCTCCCGGACGCCTCAAAAGACTTCACACCCATGATCGTGGCCCTGTCGATCATCGCCATTGTGTACGGCGCCTATATGGCCCTGGCCCAGGCGGACCTGAAGAAACTCATCGCCTACTCCAGCGTGAGCCACATGGGGTTTGTGACGCTCGGCCTCTTCATGTTCAATCAGCAAGGCATCGAAGGCGCCGTGATGCAGATGGTCAACCACGGCATCACCACCGGCGGCCTCTTCCTCTGCGTGGGCGTGATCTACGAACGGACGCATAGCCGGCAGATTGCCGACAATGTCGGGCTGACAAAACCGATGCCGCAGTATGCGACGCTGCTGGTGATTTTCTCCCTCTCTTCGCTGGGCCTTCCCGGCACCAACAGTTTTGTGGGTGAATTCCTGGTGTTGGTCGGCACGTTCCTCTGGAGCAAGATCGCGGCGGCCCTCGCTTCGATCGGGATCATCTTAGCCGCAGCCTACATGCTTTGGATGGTCCAGCGTGTCGCTTTCGGGATCCCATCGCCTCAGCAATTGCCGAAATTGACCGACCTGAATCGGCGCGAGATGGCGACACTGATTCCGCTCGTCGTATTGGTCTTCTGGATCGGCTTATTTCCAAATCCGATTCTGAGCCGTATGCACGCCTCGGTCTCCAATGTCGTCGCCCGCGCAACGCATGGCCCGCAGGAGTCTCCGACCTCAACCGGTCAGATCACCCCAGTCGTCGAGCCGGTTCCGGCTCCCCAGACCGTACAGTCGATGGAGGCCCCACGCCCATGA
- a CDS encoding NADH-quinone oxidoreductase subunit N encodes MMLSAHDLFAILPELLVVFAACAVLALDPITPSSKKDGLAWLSLGTMAICMGLTAARFGSPTTAFGGLVVIDNYSCFWKLLLYFVTGLTILLSFPYLKEERIYLGEYYGFILLALSGMMVMVSGADLLTIYLGTELMSLSLYVMAGLKRGEAKSLEASAKYFVLGAFSSGILLYGISLLYGSAGSTQLPAIAAAIAGRSLDDPLLLFATILIAVGFSFKLAVVPFHMWTPDVYQGAPTSVTAFMAVASKAASFGAFMRVFVEGLGGVRANWSLMFLLLCIGTLILGNIVALVQTNVKRMLAYSSIAHAGYALIGVVAAGRLAPAEASSAVSSVMLYIALYAFMTFGAFTIIAMLRKGGLEGDEIEDFSGLAKRHPFAALLMMVFMVSLAGIPPTAGFIGKFYVFMSAVQAGLTWLAVLALVFAAISAYFYLRLVMVMYMREPEAVTALSPRFVSSPALSIVLACAIAGVVFFGFYPDPIVNLATQAALTLK; translated from the coding sequence ATGATGCTCTCGGCACACGATCTGTTCGCGATTCTGCCGGAGTTACTGGTCGTCTTCGCCGCCTGTGCGGTCCTGGCCCTGGACCCGATCACACCCTCGTCCAAGAAAGACGGCCTGGCCTGGCTCAGCCTGGGCACCATGGCCATTTGCATGGGATTGACCGCCGCGCGTTTCGGCTCGCCGACGACGGCCTTCGGCGGGCTGGTGGTGATCGACAATTATTCCTGCTTCTGGAAGCTGCTCCTCTATTTCGTGACCGGATTGACGATTCTGCTGTCCTTCCCGTATCTGAAAGAGGAACGCATCTATCTCGGCGAGTACTATGGATTCATCCTCCTCGCCCTCTCCGGCATGATGGTCATGGTCTCAGGCGCCGATCTGCTGACCATCTACCTCGGCACCGAACTCATGTCTCTCTCCCTCTATGTCATGGCCGGCCTCAAGCGGGGAGAGGCGAAGTCGCTCGAAGCCTCGGCCAAGTACTTTGTGCTCGGGGCCTTTTCATCCGGCATTCTGCTTTATGGAATCTCGCTGCTGTACGGATCGGCCGGCAGCACGCAACTCCCGGCCATCGCCGCCGCGATCGCCGGACGGAGCCTGGACGATCCCTTGCTCCTCTTCGCCACGATCCTCATCGCCGTAGGGTTCAGCTTCAAGCTGGCCGTCGTGCCCTTCCATATGTGGACGCCGGACGTGTACCAGGGCGCCCCAACCTCCGTCACGGCTTTTATGGCGGTGGCCTCGAAAGCCGCCAGCTTCGGCGCCTTCATGCGGGTCTTCGTCGAAGGACTCGGCGGCGTGCGGGCCAACTGGTCGTTGATGTTCCTGCTGCTCTGCATTGGAACCCTGATCCTGGGCAACATCGTCGCGCTCGTGCAAACGAACGTGAAACGCATGCTCGCCTATTCGAGCATTGCCCACGCAGGCTATGCCCTGATCGGCGTCGTGGCCGCCGGCCGACTGGCTCCGGCGGAAGCCTCATCCGCCGTTTCAAGCGTCATGCTCTATATTGCCCTGTACGCCTTCATGACCTTCGGCGCCTTTACCATCATTGCGATGTTGCGGAAGGGCGGCCTGGAGGGCGATGAGATCGAAGATTTCAGCGGCCTGGCAAAACGCCACCCGTTCGCCGCGCTCCTCATGATGGTCTTCATGGTTTCACTGGCCGGCATCCCGCCGACGGCCGGCTTCATCGGTAAATTCTATGTCTTCATGTCGGCCGTACAGGCAGGACTCACATGGCTGGCGGTACTGGCCCTGGTCTTTGCGGCAATCTCTGCCTATTTCTACCTGCGGCTGGTGATGGTGATGTACATGCGGGAACCGGAAGCGGTCACCGCACTATCGCCCAGGTTTGTGTCATCCCCGGCTCTCTCCATTGTGCTGGCCTGTGCCATCGCAGGTGTGGTGTTCTTCGGATTCTATCCCGATCCGATTGTGAACCTGGCTACCCAAGCCGCCCTCACGCTGAAATAG
- a CDS encoding YihY/virulence factor BrkB family protein — MMQAVRFILDLLKAFQRHGCASLAASLAFFSLLSLFPLVFLLLYGISFLVSQDVIGEQFLLSFLKGFLPSLGERLAEELHRISVLESVRWAVFLSFAWFGALVFYELDYALNVVFESTWKRHPLISTAISVASLGATGLLLIISYVATQIINFLTSYVPQLWGLDLVALAAHDFLLTYTIPFGLAFLTVTGLYRFVPRRPPQWREAMIGGITFGLLWVAAKLLFVTYSGYATVYVRLYGSLLEIVLMLLWVYYSAVLLLFGAVVAHKLQQHAQATPPPTAPPAAA, encoded by the coding sequence ATGATGCAAGCCGTCCGGTTTATTCTCGATCTACTCAAAGCCTTCCAGCGCCACGGCTGCGCCAGCCTGGCAGCCTCTTTGGCGTTTTTCTCACTCCTCTCCCTCTTTCCCCTCGTGTTTCTACTGCTCTACGGCATCAGCTTTCTCGTGAGCCAAGATGTGATCGGCGAGCAGTTCCTCTTGAGCTTTCTGAAAGGCTTTCTCCCGTCGCTGGGTGAGCGCCTGGCTGAAGAGCTGCATCGCATCAGCGTGCTGGAAAGCGTGCGGTGGGCCGTCTTTCTGTCGTTCGCCTGGTTCGGAGCCCTGGTGTTTTACGAATTGGACTACGCGCTGAATGTTGTCTTCGAAAGCACCTGGAAACGTCATCCCCTGATCTCGACGGCGATTTCAGTCGCCTCACTGGGTGCCACCGGCCTGCTTCTGATCATTTCCTATGTGGCGACACAGATTATCAATTTCCTGACCAGCTACGTTCCTCAGCTGTGGGGACTGGATCTGGTGGCGCTGGCCGCGCATGATTTTCTGCTGACCTACACCATCCCCTTCGGCCTGGCCTTTTTGACCGTCACCGGTTTGTACCGGTTCGTCCCGCGCCGGCCCCCGCAATGGCGGGAAGCCATGATCGGCGGCATCACGTTCGGCCTGCTGTGGGTGGCGGCCAAACTGCTGTTCGTCACCTATAGCGGCTATGCCACGGTCTATGTGCGGCTGTACGGTTCACTCCTGGAGATCGTCCTCATGCTGCTGTGGGTCTACTACTCGGCCGTCCTGCTGCTTTTCGGCGCGGTCGTGGCCCACAAGCTCCAGCAGCATGCCCAGGCCACTCCCCCTCCAACGGCTCCACCCGCGGCTGCCTAG
- a CDS encoding site-2 protease family protein yields the protein MQLGSWEIGRALGIPIRVHASWFLVFFLVTSSLASGYLPANLPGLSEERYWAMGAVAAVLLFGSVLLHELGHAYVALTYRIAISQITLFIFGGVAHMREEPPHPRAEFLIAIAGPAVSVALGALCLGAVELAGLAGEATGWRGLMMLGSLLGFVNLQLGLFNLIPGFPLDGGRVLRAGLWAWGKDFYRATVQASWVGLVFGVLFGLAGVMVVIAALSGDLPGSMASDGSWIILVATFLFATALASRRQARLRQSLAAVPVHDLMVRTVVVIPPACTVEDAVNQFFVPHGYGGFPVVSNGELVGLVTVTDIQAVAQPLWAWKQIGQIMRPTSPGLTIEPNVPVLEAMQRMSQEGLDRLVVVQEGQVIGLVTHSAIVHYLQLHKA from the coding sequence ATGCAACTGGGCTCTTGGGAAATCGGTCGTGCGCTGGGCATTCCCATTCGCGTCCATGCGTCCTGGTTTCTCGTCTTTTTCCTGGTGACCTCCAGCCTGGCCTCGGGATATTTGCCGGCCAATCTACCCGGATTGTCCGAAGAGCGCTACTGGGCGATGGGGGCCGTCGCGGCAGTTCTGTTGTTCGGGTCCGTCCTGCTCCATGAGTTGGGACATGCCTACGTCGCGTTGACCTATCGGATCGCCATCAGCCAAATCACGCTCTTCATCTTCGGCGGCGTCGCGCATATGCGGGAGGAGCCGCCGCACCCGCGCGCGGAATTTCTGATCGCCATTGCCGGTCCGGCCGTGAGCGTGGCGCTCGGTGCGTTGTGCCTGGGAGCGGTGGAGTTGGCCGGACTGGCCGGCGAGGCTACCGGATGGCGAGGATTGATGATGCTCGGCAGCCTGTTGGGATTTGTGAATCTACAACTCGGTCTGTTCAATTTGATTCCAGGATTCCCGCTGGATGGTGGCCGGGTCTTGCGCGCCGGGCTCTGGGCTTGGGGGAAGGATTTCTATCGGGCGACCGTCCAAGCCTCGTGGGTCGGGCTGGTATTCGGCGTCTTATTCGGATTGGCCGGCGTGATGGTCGTCATCGCCGCGCTCAGCGGGGATCTGCCGGGATCAATGGCCTCCGACGGCAGCTGGATCATCCTCGTGGCCACGTTCCTCTTCGCGACCGCGCTGGCCAGTCGTCGGCAGGCCCGCTTGCGCCAGTCATTGGCAGCCGTTCCCGTTCACGATCTCATGGTACGGACCGTCGTGGTGATTCCACCGGCGTGCACGGTCGAAGACGCCGTGAACCAGTTTTTTGTCCCGCATGGGTACGGAGGATTTCCCGTCGTTTCAAACGGGGAGTTGGTCGGCCTCGTCACCGTGACTGACATCCAAGCCGTAGCCCAACCGCTCTGGGCGTGGAAGCAGATTGGACAGATCATGCGTCCGACGTCGCCCGGTTTGACGATTGAACCGAATGTGCCGGTGTTGGAGGCGATGCAGCGGATGAGTCAGGAAGGACTGGATCGCTTGGTCGTCGTGCAAGAGGGCCAGGTCATCGGGCTCGTCACCCATTCAGCGATCGTGCATTACCTACAGCTGCACAAAGCGTAA
- a CDS encoding polysaccharide deacetylase family protein: MSPRTFPWILSALLIGSLGAWPSSDAMAQVIKSGPPSCPGIALTFDLCPVRKSPGYDQALVDYLIQHQIPATFFMSGKWIAKHDAEVEHLLGIQFFEVGTHGEVHAHLPMHNAEEQQKEIHAPVRLLNEHYAHEATLFRPPYGEYNDTTVDVVKLLGLRFIQWSIESGDPDPTLTADQILARIEKRAKPGSIVVLHANGKGKQTRAVIERLTTEVLPRKSLKPMTVSELLACKQKHP, encoded by the coding sequence ATGTCACCCAGAACGTTCCCATGGATATTGAGCGCCCTCCTCATTGGAAGTCTGGGAGCATGGCCGTCTTCCGACGCGATGGCCCAGGTCATCAAATCAGGTCCGCCCTCCTGCCCGGGCATCGCGCTGACGTTCGATCTCTGTCCCGTAAGAAAAAGCCCAGGCTATGACCAGGCGCTGGTCGACTACCTGATCCAACACCAAATCCCCGCTACGTTCTTCATGTCCGGCAAATGGATTGCGAAGCATGACGCCGAAGTGGAGCATCTCCTGGGAATCCAATTCTTTGAAGTCGGCACCCACGGCGAAGTCCATGCGCATCTGCCCATGCACAATGCCGAGGAGCAGCAGAAAGAAATTCACGCCCCGGTCAGGCTCCTCAACGAGCACTATGCCCACGAGGCGACACTGTTTCGTCCTCCTTATGGGGAATATAACGACACTACGGTCGATGTCGTGAAACTCCTCGGCCTGCGTTTCATTCAATGGAGCATCGAGTCGGGCGATCCCGATCCGACGCTGACGGCGGACCAGATCCTGGCCCGCATCGAGAAACGCGCCAAACCCGGGAGTATCGTCGTGCTGCATGCCAACGGCAAAGGCAAGCAGACCAGAGCGGTGATAGAACGACTGACCACTGAGGTGCTCCCGCGAAAGTCGTTGAAACCTATGACCGTGAGCGAATTGTTGGCCTGCAAACAAAAGCATCCATGA
- a CDS encoding GNAT family N-acetyltransferase, with translation MSTPHIRSMQAADRDAVVQFLADSDPWKTLGYTSPDWNRIFAPIPQGRDAIVALVADKVAGVALIREKFLLGDYLELLGVAPWARQSGVGGALLAHVEHAVFARTKNLFACVSDFNGPARAFYKKHGFQEIGPMPDFLIPGSAEMLLRKTAGPARKGG, from the coding sequence ATGAGCACCCCCCACATCAGATCCATGCAGGCCGCCGACCGCGACGCTGTGGTGCAGTTCCTCGCGGACTCAGATCCATGGAAAACGCTGGGCTATACCAGCCCAGACTGGAACCGGATCTTTGCGCCGATCCCCCAGGGACGGGACGCAATTGTTGCCTTGGTGGCCGACAAAGTCGCAGGCGTGGCCCTCATCCGGGAAAAGTTTTTGCTGGGAGATTATCTGGAACTGCTCGGAGTGGCCCCATGGGCGAGACAATCCGGCGTCGGCGGGGCGCTCCTGGCTCACGTAGAGCACGCAGTCTTCGCGAGAACCAAGAACCTGTTTGCCTGCGTCTCCGATTTCAACGGACCGGCGAGGGCCTTCTACAAGAAACACGGTTTTCAGGAAATCGGCCCTATGCCGGACTTTTTGATACCAGGCAGCGCAGAAATGCTCCTGCGAAAAACGGCCGGACCGGCACGAAAAGGCGGATGA